A genomic window from Streptomyces sp. NBC_00234 includes:
- a CDS encoding non-ribosomal peptide synthetase, which translates to MTSARFPATAAEWSARIDEVSGERCDLEMLLKDEWRNKIAVRDDDPGIRATEFRELSIGGQDYTNLKNALADHDGVSVGAFALVTLHSVMRAYGHGNRTVAGFVDATATGKLQHSRIVPVIVDHIAQSELTCLAAVREIDEALRQDDAYASPEALLQRGLFDALLVLADGEVPAAELPSSPLAMVVRDTGGALSWTIAYAGELFEDRTIAGVLDVVREVLGQFLGRPALLVADIELVSREQRAQLREWNATDGDFPQGKRLNHLFEDAVLRSPDSEAVVFGDTRLTYREVNERANQFAHWLLGPGAGVRPEELVGLYLDKSDLGVVATLGIWKAGAAYVPIDPGYPAERVRFAVRDTGLSGIVTNQRHAARLREMLGSEHAEVRIIEVETVLAEQAGAGSAVLADPRLPLGSGDLAYLTYTSGTTGVPKGVPKYHDSVVNSITDLSERYDMRRPGEERVALFASYVFEPHLRQTLIALINSQTLVIVPEQVRLDPDRFPVFLEDNGITYLNATGSVIQYFDLRRCPSLKKILLVGEELTAAGLRRLRENFSGHIINEYAFTEAAFVTAVKEFAPGVTERKDRSIGRPVRNVKWYVLSQNLKQLPIGAIGELYIGGRGVAPGYLNRDDLTAERFTPNPFRSEQDVASGQNARIYKTGDLARLLPSGEVEFMGRSDFQLKLNGVRVEPGEIEAQATEFPGVRKCVVVAREGAGGPSDRYLAGYYLTEPSAEVTEDELLAFLEQRLIRIMVPARMVRLDSIPVNINGKVDWRALPEVDAARPGTAPAPAGRAADPAGGVIDELREIWSTVLGVPAARIGDGDDFFRLGGQSISCILLIARVRRQLGVFVGVEDVFTLRTLGELAQHLDLQLGQGPRPDSRGPVEESLSEGESLRLRANGLQQGLLYHALKSRNGDDAYVMQSVHRYRCRIRPEQMKEAWQDAQRKYPALRLRFEWAEEPLQIIEHDDKPFDWRFVDLSEIADSGEQDARIRELQERDRTEPYEPAAGRLFRVYLVKQREDLFSLIFSCHHLIMDGWSLPVLHDDVHRTYLRLIRGAGTEPAVDHAYVAAQRHWEAHRDDHVDHWVQQIERIDERGDFGGLLKEEIRYQVALSDYDHIREHRTKKLRLGADLTAELKARCAANSVTLHSVLQFVWHKVLYAIGGGNTTVVGTIVSGRNLHVDAIEDSVGLFINTLPLIVDHDDQADKTVGAAIGDIQAAVNTMNSKSTVELGRLQTGGMKRRLFDTLLVLENYPRLLEEAEEHDELLRFEKGYDADKVDYPLAVVAREEDDELTVTLWYAGELFDDSTIDTLLDATDTLFQQVADDIAQPVAGLELVSPAMIERFGEWNRTETAFPDGQTLHGVFEEMAAAWPDEDAVVYRDRRLTYRELDERANRLAHHLRSVVELKPNDLVGLVVDKSELMITAILAVWKTGAAYVPIDPGYPDDRIAFMLEDTTARAVVTNEIHGERLRTVTAGTGLRVLDIERLPLDDEPADRPVTAVTSTDLAYAIYTSGTTGKPKAVLVEHRGVVNLQVSVAKLFGLAKEKGDEALLSFSNYVFDHFVEQMTDALLNGQKLVVLDDSMRTDTERLYAYINDEQVTYLSGTPSVLSLYDYATTTSLTRIDAIGEDFTEPVFDKIRGTFGKTIINGYGPTEISITSHKRLYSVGERRATKSIGHPVANTVCYVLNKSMQRVPVGGMGELYIGGIGVTRGYLNRDELTADRFVDNPFQTPEEKAAGTNARVYKTGDLARWLPNGELECLGRTDLQVKIRGQRVELGEVEAALSSYEGVTRSLVIAREHGASASAAAQKYLVGFYVCDRELDEQDVKQWMRAKLPEAIVPARVLRITDIPVTPSGKLDTKRLPETDFGTGDSTEYVAPSNDIETKLCGIWSTVLGVAPDRIGVHEDFFALGGDSIRAMALAQAITTSFGRGLGVATVLQHTTLGAQAAHIQEMAAQADDEPFEPAAGRAAEGSGEPLVSLAQERLLFIDEFEGGTAAYNIPFVLRIATGDGVSPDTIGEALRTLLRRHPALRTLLRTDGDGVRRQYTLPEAEAAALFRPAVHTVGGTTELDERLVGAQGYVFRLDEELPLRADLFELSTDPGGVYLSLVLHHSCFDGWSWNTFRRELSALLRGVPGTDLGTIRGTYADFAVWQRQYLSGRRLSELTAFWTDALAGFETTRLPLDRPRPPRFDYRGREIEFALDEPTTEALKALAQSARVSLYSVLLGAWGLMLQTYTGQHDFVVGTPSANRGRPEFDRTIGFFANLLALRVRIDPEASLTEYVHAVGGNVVAAQVHGELPFEQLVKELDPEKDPSRHPVLQINFTLQNVTDRADGAPAAQGLAEPVAYTPDGGGWTATKFDLSATLTESGGGLAGNLTYAASLFDDASAAGFIATFRQILAEFARLSPLGARAMLADVERLDETDRAALLADDTTARELTATPPARTLHAVFEEMAAARPDEDAVVCGDTVLTYRRLNERANRLAHYLRSVVELRPNDLVGLVLDKSELTITAILAVWKAGAAYVPIDPGYPDDRIAFMLEDTGARLVVTNEAHGDRLRGLPAAAGTQVVDIDRLPMGYRSAENPVTQVTAEDVAYAIYTSGTTGRPKAVLVPHRAVDSFREQLDGRYFGTAEASPGAPRHGVLFLANYVFDFSVEQLALSVLAGHKLIVPPAAPAHDDGFYTYANRAGLTYLSGTPTQIQQFDLARLTRLSCVLVAGEAFHESHFDKIRREYSGPLVNAYGTTETAVYNTNRRFEPGESYRNTFGGPLGNTRLYVLGEAMELLPAGAVGELYVAGECVTHGYLNRPELTRERFLPNPFRSEAEHQDGRCPVIYRTGDLVRRTRDGEIQYVGRNDDQVKINGLRIELGEVEAVLATCPDVRECAVVVTADERTPGSKRLVGYYVADGEASVDEDGIFATLRGRLMPGMVPALLVRLDRPLPMTINGKLDTKALPRPGLAVKRAAYAPPRNRTEARLCQLWSAQLPVGSVGIDDDFFRSGGDSISALHLASQVQREAGRKVGVKDIFDFPTVRRLVDHVLSGPEAVRGTDAHAGEAPEQGRLSGDCPLLPIQEWFFAKPLAERDWWNHNFAVTTPQLDVARLRGALTGLVAHHDAFSLRYTATGDADVTQTYGGSPDTVLHELDVRNLSEEEISRQLADWQSGFDLAEGPTHCAAYLHGFEDGTARVWFALHHLIVDTVSWHILAQDLEILYHGGELEEKTSSYRQWAEALRGYVPGEDERALWAEITRGMASAPAGELTAASRDAETHREEFALGAPDTRTLLTESHWAYDTTMNDLLLTATGLALRTVTGRSVNHVTVEGHGREHFEGAPDVRDTVGWFTTMYPLAVEADPQDLGRSVLATKDAFRRVPHHGIGYGALFGRYGGERAPLPPVSFNYLGRLSDEGEQAPDGTAGWQLDSAMCGSHISERNRGADQFGVDVTMRCTGGRLVTVVDSRLDEATTRQFASALKSALEELAAHTATVARTGTGRTRTDRQAAPEDAFDPYILVNEENAERTLFVFPPGEGGAESYLSNIAQRLPGYRLVLFNNVHLHSPMASFEDLAHYYQEHIRALQPSGPYSLLGWSFGGVLSLEVSLQLTRAGEKIDNLLLIDPYFNVRQASADIGLPEVEDILDPINYHYAPSREDLARLGERTGKLLMFKADELNEIVRDDEQRRLFAYYQRSPFNGLDALLPAGSIEVRPLRGETHHSWVRNDRLVAGMCERISQCLL; encoded by the coding sequence ATGACGTCAGCACGGTTCCCGGCGACCGCCGCGGAGTGGTCCGCTCGCATCGACGAAGTATCGGGCGAGCGCTGCGATCTGGAGATGCTGCTCAAGGACGAGTGGCGTAACAAGATCGCGGTACGGGACGACGACCCCGGTATTCGCGCGACGGAATTCCGGGAACTGTCCATCGGCGGACAGGACTACACCAATCTGAAGAACGCACTGGCCGACCACGACGGAGTGTCGGTCGGTGCGTTCGCACTCGTCACCCTGCACAGCGTGATGCGCGCGTACGGACACGGAAACCGTACCGTCGCGGGATTCGTCGACGCCACCGCGACGGGGAAGCTGCAACACTCCCGCATTGTTCCCGTCATAGTCGACCACATTGCGCAGTCGGAGCTCACCTGCCTCGCTGCGGTGCGGGAAATCGACGAAGCACTCCGCCAGGACGACGCGTACGCGAGTCCGGAGGCATTGCTCCAGCGCGGACTCTTCGACGCGCTGCTCGTGCTCGCGGACGGCGAGGTGCCCGCGGCCGAACTGCCGTCGTCCCCGCTCGCCATGGTCGTCCGGGACACCGGTGGGGCCCTGAGCTGGACGATCGCGTACGCGGGAGAGCTCTTCGAGGACCGGACGATCGCCGGTGTGCTCGACGTCGTACGCGAGGTGCTCGGCCAGTTCCTCGGCCGCCCCGCCCTGCTCGTCGCCGACATCGAGCTGGTGTCGCGGGAGCAGCGGGCGCAGCTCCGCGAGTGGAACGCCACCGACGGCGACTTCCCGCAGGGCAAGCGGCTCAACCACCTCTTCGAGGACGCGGTCCTGCGGTCCCCGGACAGCGAGGCCGTCGTCTTCGGGGACACCAGGCTGACGTATCGCGAGGTCAACGAACGGGCCAACCAGTTCGCGCACTGGCTGCTGGGCCCCGGGGCCGGGGTCCGCCCGGAGGAACTGGTCGGGCTCTACCTCGACAAGAGCGACCTGGGCGTCGTCGCCACCCTCGGCATCTGGAAGGCCGGCGCCGCCTACGTTCCGATCGACCCCGGATATCCGGCGGAGCGCGTCCGGTTCGCCGTACGCGACACCGGGCTCTCCGGCATCGTCACCAACCAGCGGCACGCCGCACGGCTCCGGGAGATGCTCGGCTCCGAGCACGCCGAGGTGCGCATCATCGAGGTCGAGACCGTACTGGCCGAGCAGGCCGGGGCGGGGAGCGCGGTGCTCGCCGACCCGCGGCTTCCCCTCGGCAGCGGGGACCTCGCCTATCTGACGTACACCTCCGGCACGACGGGTGTGCCGAAGGGTGTGCCCAAGTACCACGACAGTGTCGTGAACAGCATCACGGACCTCTCGGAGCGCTACGACATGCGCCGGCCCGGCGAGGAACGGGTCGCGCTCTTCGCCTCGTACGTCTTCGAACCGCATCTGCGCCAGACCCTGATCGCGCTCATCAACTCGCAGACGCTGGTGATCGTCCCGGAGCAGGTCAGGCTGGACCCGGACCGCTTCCCGGTGTTCCTGGAGGACAACGGGATCACCTATCTCAACGCCACGGGGTCGGTGATCCAGTACTTCGACCTGCGCCGATGTCCGAGTCTCAAGAAGATCCTGCTGGTCGGCGAGGAACTGACCGCGGCCGGGCTCCGTCGGCTCCGCGAGAACTTCTCCGGCCACATCATCAACGAGTACGCCTTCACCGAGGCCGCCTTCGTCACCGCCGTCAAGGAGTTCGCCCCCGGCGTCACGGAGCGCAAGGACCGCAGCATCGGCCGCCCGGTCCGCAACGTCAAGTGGTACGTGCTGAGCCAGAACCTGAAGCAGCTGCCGATCGGCGCGATCGGCGAGCTGTACATCGGCGGACGCGGGGTGGCCCCCGGCTACCTCAACCGGGACGACCTCACCGCCGAGCGCTTCACACCGAACCCCTTCCGGTCCGAGCAGGACGTGGCGAGCGGCCAGAACGCCCGCATCTACAAGACCGGCGACCTGGCGCGGCTCCTGCCCTCGGGCGAGGTCGAGTTCATGGGGCGCAGCGACTTCCAGCTGAAGCTGAACGGCGTCCGTGTCGAGCCCGGCGAGATCGAGGCGCAGGCGACCGAGTTCCCCGGCGTACGCAAGTGCGTCGTCGTGGCCCGCGAAGGGGCCGGCGGGCCCAGCGACCGCTACCTCGCCGGGTACTACCTCACCGAACCCTCGGCGGAGGTGACCGAGGACGAGCTGCTGGCCTTCCTCGAACAGCGGCTGATCCGGATCATGGTCCCGGCCCGGATGGTCCGCCTCGACAGCATTCCGGTCAACATCAACGGCAAGGTGGACTGGCGCGCCCTGCCCGAGGTGGACGCCGCCCGGCCCGGCACGGCCCCCGCACCGGCCGGCCGCGCGGCGGACCCGGCGGGCGGCGTCATCGACGAGCTCCGCGAGATCTGGAGCACCGTCCTCGGCGTGCCGGCGGCCCGCATCGGTGACGGCGACGACTTCTTCCGGCTCGGCGGCCAGAGCATCTCCTGCATCCTGCTCATCGCACGCGTACGCCGGCAGCTGGGCGTCTTCGTCGGTGTCGAGGACGTCTTCACGCTCAGGACGCTCGGCGAACTGGCCCAGCACCTCGACCTGCAGCTGGGCCAGGGACCGCGGCCGGACAGCCGGGGACCCGTCGAGGAGTCCCTGAGCGAGGGCGAGTCCCTGCGGCTCCGCGCCAACGGCCTCCAGCAGGGCCTGCTGTACCACGCACTGAAGAGCCGCAATGGCGACGACGCCTACGTCATGCAGTCGGTGCACCGCTACCGGTGCCGCATCCGGCCCGAGCAGATGAAGGAAGCGTGGCAGGACGCCCAGCGGAAGTACCCCGCGCTGCGACTGCGCTTCGAGTGGGCCGAGGAACCGCTCCAGATCATCGAGCACGACGACAAGCCCTTCGACTGGCGCTTCGTCGACCTGAGCGAGATCGCGGACTCCGGTGAGCAGGACGCCCGCATCAGGGAACTGCAGGAACGGGACCGGACCGAGCCGTACGAACCGGCCGCCGGCCGCCTGTTCCGCGTCTATCTGGTCAAGCAGCGCGAGGACCTGTTCTCGCTGATCTTCAGCTGCCACCACCTGATCATGGACGGCTGGAGCCTGCCCGTACTCCACGACGACGTCCACCGCACCTACCTCCGCCTGATCCGCGGCGCCGGGACCGAACCGGCCGTGGACCACGCGTACGTGGCGGCGCAGCGGCACTGGGAAGCGCACCGCGACGACCACGTCGACCACTGGGTCCAGCAGATCGAGCGCATCGACGAGCGCGGCGACTTCGGCGGACTGCTCAAGGAGGAGATCCGCTACCAGGTCGCGCTCAGCGACTACGACCACATCCGCGAGCACCGGACGAAGAAGCTGCGGCTCGGCGCCGACCTGACCGCCGAACTCAAGGCGCGGTGCGCGGCGAACTCCGTCACCCTGCACTCGGTGCTGCAGTTCGTCTGGCACAAGGTGCTGTACGCCATCGGCGGCGGGAACACCACGGTGGTCGGGACGATCGTCTCCGGGCGCAACCTGCACGTCGACGCCATCGAGGACTCCGTCGGCCTGTTCATCAACACGCTGCCGCTGATCGTCGACCACGACGACCAGGCGGACAAGACCGTCGGCGCCGCGATCGGCGACATCCAGGCCGCCGTGAACACCATGAACAGCAAGAGCACGGTGGAGCTCGGCCGCCTCCAGACCGGCGGGATGAAGCGCCGGCTCTTCGACACCCTGCTCGTCCTGGAGAACTACCCGCGGCTCCTGGAGGAGGCGGAGGAGCACGACGAACTCCTCCGCTTCGAGAAGGGGTACGACGCGGACAAGGTCGACTACCCGCTGGCCGTCGTGGCCCGCGAGGAGGACGACGAGCTGACGGTCACCCTCTGGTACGCGGGCGAGCTGTTCGACGACTCCACCATCGACACCCTGCTCGACGCCACGGACACCCTGTTCCAGCAGGTCGCGGACGACATCGCGCAGCCGGTCGCCGGCCTGGAACTCGTCTCCCCGGCGATGATCGAGCGCTTCGGAGAGTGGAACCGCACCGAGACCGCCTTCCCCGACGGCCAGACCCTGCACGGGGTCTTCGAGGAGATGGCGGCGGCCTGGCCCGACGAGGACGCGGTCGTCTACCGCGACCGCCGTCTGACCTACCGCGAGCTGGACGAGCGGGCGAACCGGCTGGCCCACCACCTGCGTTCGGTCGTCGAGCTCAAGCCGAACGACCTGGTCGGCCTGGTGGTCGACAAGAGCGAACTGATGATCACGGCGATCCTCGCGGTGTGGAAGACCGGGGCGGCGTACGTGCCGATCGACCCGGGCTACCCCGACGACCGGATCGCGTTCATGCTGGAGGACACCACGGCCCGCGCCGTGGTGACCAACGAGATCCACGGCGAGCGGCTGCGCACCGTGACCGCCGGAACCGGGCTGCGCGTCCTGGACATCGAGCGGCTGCCGCTGGACGACGAGCCGGCCGACCGGCCGGTCACCGCGGTGACCAGCACCGACCTGGCGTACGCGATCTACACCTCGGGCACCACCGGCAAGCCGAAGGCCGTCCTCGTGGAGCACCGGGGTGTCGTCAACCTCCAGGTCTCCGTGGCCAAGCTGTTCGGCCTGGCCAAGGAGAAGGGCGACGAGGCACTCCTGTCGTTCTCCAACTACGTCTTCGACCACTTCGTCGAGCAGATGACCGACGCGCTGCTCAACGGGCAGAAACTGGTCGTCCTCGACGACAGCATGCGCACGGACACCGAGCGGCTGTACGCCTACATCAACGACGAGCAGGTCACCTACCTCTCCGGCACACCGTCGGTGCTCTCGCTGTACGACTACGCGACCACGACCTCCCTGACCCGCATCGACGCGATCGGTGAGGACTTCACCGAGCCGGTGTTCGACAAGATCCGCGGGACGTTCGGGAAGACCATCATCAACGGCTACGGCCCGACCGAGATCTCCATCACCAGCCACAAACGGCTGTACTCGGTGGGCGAGCGGCGCGCCACCAAGAGCATCGGGCACCCGGTGGCGAACACCGTCTGCTACGTGCTCAACAAGTCGATGCAGCGGGTGCCGGTCGGCGGCATGGGCGAGCTCTACATCGGCGGCATCGGTGTCACCCGCGGCTACCTCAACCGAGACGAGCTGACGGCCGACCGCTTCGTGGACAACCCCTTCCAGACCCCGGAGGAGAAGGCCGCGGGCACCAACGCACGCGTCTACAAGACCGGCGACCTCGCCCGGTGGCTGCCCAACGGAGAGCTGGAGTGCCTGGGCCGCACCGATCTCCAGGTCAAGATCCGCGGACAGCGGGTCGAACTCGGCGAGGTCGAGGCCGCCCTGTCCTCGTACGAGGGGGTGACCCGGTCCCTGGTGATCGCCCGCGAGCACGGGGCGTCGGCGTCCGCCGCCGCGCAGAAGTACCTCGTCGGCTTCTACGTCTGCGACCGCGAGCTCGACGAGCAGGACGTGAAGCAGTGGATGCGGGCCAAGCTGCCCGAGGCCATCGTCCCCGCCCGGGTCCTGCGGATCACGGACATCCCCGTGACCCCCAGCGGAAAGCTGGACACCAAGAGGCTCCCGGAGACGGACTTCGGGACGGGTGACAGCACCGAGTACGTCGCCCCCTCCAACGACATCGAGACCAAGCTCTGCGGTATCTGGTCCACGGTGCTCGGCGTCGCCCCCGACCGCATCGGGGTGCACGAGGACTTCTTCGCCCTCGGCGGCGACAGCATCCGCGCCATGGCGCTCGCCCAGGCCATCACCACCAGCTTCGGCCGCGGCCTCGGCGTCGCCACCGTGCTCCAGCACACGACGCTGGGCGCGCAGGCGGCCCACATCCAGGAGATGGCCGCGCAGGCCGACGACGAGCCCTTCGAGCCGGCCGCCGGGCGTGCCGCCGAGGGATCGGGCGAGCCCCTGGTGTCACTCGCACAGGAACGACTGCTGTTCATCGACGAGTTCGAGGGCGGCACCGCCGCGTACAACATCCCGTTCGTCCTGCGGATCGCGACGGGCGACGGCGTCTCACCGGACACCATCGGCGAGGCCCTGCGCACCCTGCTGCGCCGCCACCCCGCCCTGCGCACCCTGCTCAGGACGGACGGCGACGGTGTCAGGCGGCAGTACACGCTGCCGGAGGCCGAGGCGGCGGCCCTCTTCCGGCCGGCCGTGCACACGGTCGGCGGCACCACGGAGCTCGACGAGCGACTGGTCGGGGCCCAGGGGTACGTGTTCCGGCTGGACGAGGAACTACCGCTCCGGGCCGACCTGTTCGAGCTGAGCACGGACCCCGGCGGCGTCTACCTGAGCCTCGTCCTGCACCACAGCTGCTTCGACGGCTGGTCCTGGAACACCTTCCGCCGGGAGCTGTCGGCCCTCCTCCGGGGCGTGCCCGGCACGGACCTCGGCACGATCCGCGGTACCTACGCGGACTTCGCCGTCTGGCAGCGCCAGTACCTCAGCGGCCGGCGGCTCTCGGAGCTGACCGCCTTCTGGACGGACGCGCTGGCCGGCTTCGAGACGACCAGACTGCCGCTGGACAGGCCGCGCCCGCCCCGCTTCGACTACCGCGGCCGGGAGATCGAGTTCGCCCTCGACGAGCCGACCACCGAGGCGCTGAAGGCCCTGGCCCAGTCGGCGAGGGTGAGCCTCTACAGCGTGCTGCTCGGCGCCTGGGGCCTGATGCTCCAGACCTACACCGGACAGCACGACTTCGTCGTGGGAACCCCCTCCGCCAACCGCGGACGCCCGGAGTTCGACCGCACCATCGGCTTCTTCGCCAACCTCCTCGCCCTGCGCGTCCGCATCGACCCGGAGGCGTCGCTCACGGAGTACGTCCACGCGGTCGGCGGGAACGTCGTCGCGGCGCAGGTGCACGGTGAGCTGCCGTTCGAGCAGCTGGTCAAGGAGCTCGACCCCGAGAAGGACCCGAGCCGCCACCCCGTCCTCCAGATCAACTTCACCCTCCAGAACGTCACGGACCGCGCCGACGGCGCCCCTGCGGCGCAGGGGCTCGCGGAACCGGTCGCGTACACACCGGACGGCGGCGGCTGGACAGCCACCAAGTTCGACCTGTCGGCCACGCTCACCGAGAGCGGCGGCGGCCTGGCAGGGAACCTGACGTACGCCGCCTCGCTCTTCGACGACGCGAGTGCCGCGGGCTTCATCGCCACCTTCCGGCAGATCCTGGCGGAGTTCGCCCGGCTGTCCCCGCTCGGAGCCCGCGCGATGCTGGCCGACGTCGAACGCCTCGACGAGACGGACCGGGCGGCCCTCCTGGCCGACGACACCACCGCGCGGGAACTCACCGCGACGCCCCCCGCCCGGACGCTCCACGCGGTGTTCGAGGAGATGGCGGCGGCCCGGCCCGACGAGGACGCGGTCGTGTGCGGCGACACGGTGCTGACCTACCGCCGGCTCAACGAGCGGGCGAACCGGCTGGCCCACTACCTGCGTTCGGTCGTCGAGCTCAGGCCGAACGACCTGGTCGGCCTGGTCCTCGACAAGAGCGAGCTGACGATCACGGCGATCCTGGCGGTGTGGAAGGCCGGGGCGGCGTACGTGCCGATCGACCCGGGCTACCCCGACGACCGGATCGCGTTCATGCTGGAGGACACCGGCGCCCGGCTGGTCGTGACCAACGAGGCCCACGGCGACCGGCTGCGCGGCCTGCCCGCGGCGGCGGGCACGCAGGTGGTCGACATCGACCGGCTGCCCATGGGCTACCGGTCCGCCGAGAACCCCGTCACGCAGGTGACCGCCGAGGACGTCGCGTACGCGATCTACACCTCGGGCACCACCGGCAGGCCCAAGGCCGTCCTCGTCCCGCACCGCGCGGTGGACAGCTTCCGGGAGCAGCTGGACGGGCGCTACTTCGGGACCGCCGAAGCCTCACCCGGCGCGCCGCGCCACGGCGTCCTGTTCCTCGCGAACTACGTCTTCGACTTCTCCGTCGAGCAGCTCGCGCTCTCGGTCCTGGCCGGGCACAAGCTCATCGTCCCGCCGGCCGCCCCCGCCCACGACGACGGCTTCTACACGTACGCGAACCGTGCCGGACTGACGTATCTGAGCGGTACGCCGACCCAGATCCAGCAGTTCGACCTCGCGCGCCTGACCCGGCTGAGCTGCGTCCTGGTCGCGGGGGAGGCGTTCCACGAGAGCCACTTCGACAAGATCCGGCGCGAGTACTCCGGGCCGCTCGTCAACGCCTACGGGACCACGGAGACGGCGGTCTACAACACCAACCGGCGCTTCGAACCGGGCGAGAGCTACCGCAACACCTTCGGCGGGCCGCTCGGGAACACCCGGCTGTACGTGCTCGGCGAGGCGATGGAACTGCTTCCCGCCGGCGCCGTCGGCGAGCTGTACGTCGCGGGCGAGTGCGTCACGCACGGGTACCTGAACAGGCCGGAGCTGACGCGGGAGCGCTTCCTGCCGAACCCGTTCCGCAGCGAGGCCGAGCACCAGGACGGCCGGTGTCCGGTCATCTACCGCACCGGCGACCTCGTCCGGCGCACCAGGGACGGCGAGATCCAGTACGTCGGACGCAACGACGACCAGGTCAAGATCAACGGCCTGCGCATCGAACTCGGCGAGGTGGAAGCGGTCCTGGCCACCTGTCCGGACGTCCGCGAGTGCGCCGTCGTCGTCACGGCCGACGAGCGCACCCCCGGCAGCAAGCGGCTGGTCGGCTACTACGTGGCGGACGGCGAAGCGAGCGTCGACGAGGACGGGATCTTCGCCACCCTGCGGGGCCGGCTCATGCCGGGCATGGTGCCGGCGCTGCTGGTGCGACTCGACCGGCCGCTGCCCATGACCATCAACGGGAAGCTCGACACCAAGGCCCTGCCGCGGCCGGGCCTCGCCGTGAAGCGCGCGGCCTACGCACCGCCGCGCAACCGCACGGAGGCGCGGCTGTGCCAGCTCTGGTCCGCGCAGCTGCCCGTCGGCTCGGTCGGCATCGACGACGACTTCTTCCGGTCGGGCGGTGACAGCATCAGCGCCCTGCACCTGGCGAGCCAGGTCCAGCGGGAAGCGGGACGCAAGGTCGGGGTCAAGGACATCTTCGACTTCCCGACCGTGCGCCGGCTCGTCGACCACGTACTCTCCGGGCCCGAAGCCGTACGGGGCACGGACGCGCACGCGGGGGAGGCGCCCGAGCAGGGCCGGCTGAGCGGCGACTGCCCGCTGCTGCCCATCCAGGAGTGGTTCTTCGCGAAGCCGCTGGCCGAGCGCGACTGGTGGAACCACAACTTCGCCGTCACCACCCCGCAGCTCGACGTGGCGAGGCTCCGCGGGGCATTGACCGGGCTCGTCGCCCACCACGACGCCTTCAGCCTCCGCTACACCGCGACCGGCGACGCGGACGTCACCCAGACGTACGGCGGCAGCCCGGACACCGTCCTGCACGAACTCGACGTGAGGAACCTGAGCGAGGAGGAGATCAGCAGGCAACTCGCCGACTGGCAGAGTGGGTTCGACCTGGCGGAGGGCCCGACCCACTGTGCGGCGTACCTCCACGGCTTCGAGGACGGCACCGCGCGGGTCTGGTTCGCCCTGCACCACCTGATCGTCGACACCGTCAGCTGGCACATCCTCGCCCAGGACCTGGAGATCCTCTACCACGGCGGGGAGCTGGAGGAGAAGACGAGCAGCTACCGGCAGTGGGCCGAGGCGCTGCGCGGCTACGTCCCCGGCGAGGACGAGCGGGCGCTCTGGGCGGAGATCACCCGGGGCATGGCCTCGGCGCCCGCCGGGGAGCTGACCGCGGCCTCGCGCGACGCGGAGACGCACCGCGAGGAGTTCGCACTCGGCGCTCCGGACACCCGGACCCTGCTCACCGAGAGCCACTGGGCGTACGACACCACCATGAACGACCTCCTGCTGACCGCCACCGGTCTCGCCCTGCGCACGGTCACCGGGCGGTCGGTGAACCACGTCACCGTCGAGGGCCACGGCCGCGAGCACTTCGAGGGAGCGCCCGACGTCCGGGACACCGTCGGATGGTTCACGACGATGTACCCGCTGGCCGTCGAGGCGGACCCGCAGGACCTCGGCCGCTCCGTCCTCGCCACGAAGGACGCCTTCCGGCGGGTTCCGCACCACGGCATCGGGTACGGAGCGCTCTTCGGCCGGTACGGCGGTGAGCGGGCGCCCCTGCCCCCGGTCAGCTTCAACTATCTGGGCCGGCTCTCCGACGAGGGGGAGCAGGCACCGGACGGAACCGCGGGCTGGCAGCTCGACTCGGCGATGTGCGGCAGCCACATCTCCGAGCGGAACCGGGGCGCGGACCAGTTCGGTGTCGACGTGACGATGAGGTGCACCGGCGGCCGTCTCGTGACGGTGGTCGACAGCAGGCTGGACGAGGCCACCACCCGGCAGTTCGCGAGCGCGCTCAAGTCGGCGCTCGAAGAGCTGGCCGCCCACACGGCGACCGTGGCACGCACCGGCACGGGCCGCACGCGGACGGACCGGCAGGCGGCCCCCGAGGACGCCTTCGACCCGTACATCCTCGTCAACGAGGAGAACGCGGAGCGCACCCTGTTCGTCTTCCCGCCCGGCGAGGGCGGGGCCGAGAGCTACCTGAGCAACATCGCCCAACGGCTGCCCGGCTACCGGCTCGTGCTGTTCAACAACGTGCATCTGCACTCGCCCATGGCCTCGTTCGAGGACCTGGCCCACTACTACCAGGAGCACATCCGGGCACTCCAGCCCTCCGGCCCGTACAGCCTCCTCGGCTGGAGCTTCGGGGGAGTCCTCTCGCTGGAGGTGTCGCTGCAACTGACACGCGCCGGCGAGAAGATCGACAACCTGCTCCTCATCGACCCGTACTTCAACGTGCGGCAGGCATCGGCCGACATCGGCCTTCCCGAGGTCGAGGACATCCTCGACCCGATCAACTACCACTACGCACCGAGCCGGGAGGACCTGGCCCGGCTGGGCGAACGCACCGGAAAACTGCTGATGTTCAAGGCGGACGAGCTCAACGAGATCGTCCGCGACGACGAACAGCGCCGGCTGTTCGCGTACTACCAGCGGTCGCCGTTCAACGGCCTGGACGCCCTGCTGCCCGCCGGGTCGATCGAGGTCCGGCCGCTGCGCGGAGAGACCCACCACTCGTGGGTGCGCAACGACCGCCTGGTCGCCGGCATGTGTGAACGCATCTCGCAATGCCTTCTCTAG